DNA from Parageobacillus thermoglucosidasius:
TATAAATCTTGTGCAATTTTAAAATAACTTCGGCCAGTCGCGGATCTTTCTCTTGTTTTACCAGCTCTTTAATTTTCTGATCGACCACCAACGGGTTCCCTTCCTTTATAAACTCGATATATTGCGCGGCGATGCGCCGCCCCTGCAAGTAACCGCTCAGGCGGCGCGCCTCCCATTCGAGCTCTTTAGCAAGATCTGGGGAAACCCCATCGTACTTCGGAGTGACGTGAGTAACGTCTTCCTCAACAAACTGTTCTCCTTTAATCTTTTGTTGAAGCAAATCCAAGGCTATCGCAAGACCGTACAACGTCGCTGCCGGAGTTGGAGGGCATCCGGGAATATATACATCTACAGGAAAGGCGCTTTCCGCTCCTCCCCATACCCCGTAACAATCATGAAAAATCCCGCCGCTGCAGCTACATGCACCATAAGCTACCACAATTTTTGGATCTGGGGCAGCTTGATACGCCCGTATCGCCGGCAGCCTCATGGCCCTCGTCATCGGGCCGGTGATGAGAAGAATATCGGCATGCCGCGGAGTAGGTACCACCTTGATGCCAAACCGCTCCGCATCAAAAGTCGGTGAGATGGCGCTAAAAATTTCAATCTCGCACCCGTTGCATCCACCACAGTCCACGCGGTACACGTAAACAGAGCGTTTAATGACATTTTTCAACTTCGCCTTCAGATCTGCCAGTTTTACTTCTTGATCCATCTTAACGCCTCCCTCCTTAACACCCTAATTGTGCACCCATGGAGCTGCCACCTGCCGGCGTCGGCATTCCGGACATACGTTCACGAGCTGCTTCCACTTTTCTTTGTCATGATCAGTCAATCCTACTTGTTCCAAGTTTGCCAGTACGTATTCCAGTTCACGATAAGGCGCAAAGTGCTTTCCACAGGAGCTGCACTTACAAAGCTGGATCTCAGCACGGCAGTACAGGTCTTCCTTTCTGCTGGCAGCCAATTCAAACTCTTCTGAGAGAGCGATGGCACCCGTAGGGCATACCTCATCACAACGGCCACAGAAAATGCAACGGCCATAGTTTATGTTCCAAGACACGATCCCCCGTTTGAAATCATGCTCCATGGTAATGGCATTAGACGGACAGGC
Protein-coding regions in this window:
- a CDS encoding formate hydrogenlyase complex iron-sulfur subunit, with translation MLKLLKKALQVGEATVKYPFKPLEVAPGFRGKPVYDFSQCIACGACATACPSNAITMEHDFKRGIVSWNINYGRCIFCGRCDEVCPTGAIALSEEFELAASRKEDLYCRAEIQLCKCSSCGKHFAPYRELEYVLANLEQVGLTDHDKEKWKQLVNVCPECRRRQVAAPWVHN
- a CDS encoding NADH-quinone oxidoreductase subunit B family protein, with protein sequence MDQEVKLADLKAKLKNVIKRSVYVYRVDCGGCNGCEIEIFSAISPTFDAERFGIKVVPTPRHADILLITGPMTRAMRLPAIRAYQAAPDPKIVVAYGACSCSGGIFHDCYGVWGGAESAFPVDVYIPGCPPTPAATLYGLAIALDLLQQKIKGEQFVEEDVTHVTPKYDGVSPDLAKELEWEARRLSGYLQGRRIAAQYIEFIKEGNPLVVDQKIKELVKQEKDPRLAEVILKLHKIYMERVSHHAG